The following nucleotide sequence is from Kiloniellales bacterium.
TCCAGCTCCATCGCCAGTTCGAGCAAAGGGTCGTGGCCGACGCCCAGCTCGCCGAGGACCTCATGGCAGGACTTGCGCATGACGGTCGCCCGGGGGTCGTAGTTCTTGTAGACCCGGTGGCCGAAGCCCATCAGGCGGAAGGGATCGTTGCGGTCCTTGGCGCGTTCGATGAACTCAGGAATCCGGTCCTTGTGTCCGACCTCCTGAAGCATGTTGAGGACCGCCTCGTTGGCGCCGCCGTGGGCCGGGCCCCAGAGCGAGGCGATGCCGGCCGCAATGCAGGCGAAAGGATTGGCGCCGCTCGAGCCGGCGATGCGCACCGTCGAAGTAGACGCGTTCTGTTCGTGGTCGGCGTGGAGGATCAGAATCCGGTCCATGGCGCGGGCCAGGGTGGGGCTGATCTTGTATTCCTCGCAGGGGACCGAGAAGGTCATGTAGAGGAAGTTCTCAGCGTAGCTCAGATCATTGCGCGGATAGACGAATGGCTGGCCGAGGGAATACTTGTAGGCCCAAGCGGCAATGGTCGGCATCTTGGCGATCAGGCGATGAGACGCGATCATCCGCTGCCTGGGATCGTTGATGTCGGTCGAATCGTGATAGAAGGCCGAGAGGGCGCCAACGACCCCGACCATGATCGCCATGGGATGCGCGTCGCGCCGGAAGCCGCGATAGAGATAGTTCAACTGCTCATGCAGCATGGTGTGGTAGGTGATCGCCCGCTCGAAGTGGGCTTTCTGCTTCGCGTTGGGCAAATCGCCGTAGAGCAGCAGGGAGCAGACCTCCATGAAGTCGCTGTGCTCGGCCAAGTCCTCGATCCGAAAACCCCGATGCAGCAGGACGCCCTGGTCGCCGTCGATATAGGTGATCTTCGACTCGCAACTTCCGGTAGAAGTGAAGCCTGGATCGTAGGTGAACATGTCGGTGTCGGCATAGAGCTTCCGCACGTCGAGCACACTTGGCCCCACAGTGCCGTCCATCACGGGGATCTCCCAGGACCGGCCGTTTCTGTTGTCGGTGAGCGTAAAGCTGTTCTTGACCGCGCTTGCCTCGCCGGAGGTCGTTGTCATGGCGACTCCTTCGTCTGCGACCGAAAGTTTAGCCGGAGAATAGAGTTTCCGGCCCGGGGGATCAATCGGGACCTCGGCCGGGCTCAGATCGCCGTTTGATCGGCGATCCGGTTCAGACTTTCTTCCCGACCCAGCACCACCATAACCTCGAACAGCCCTGGAGAGGCATGGGAGCCGGTGAGGGCAGCCCGTAATGGTTGTGCAATCTTACCGAGCTTTATCGCCCGCGCCTCGGCGAACTGGCGGACGGCGAGCTCGAGCGCCTCCTCTTCCCAGGTCGCCTGTTCAGCCAAGCGTTCGTGAAGTGCCGAAAGCGTCTCGGAGCCCCCGTCGGCGAGCAGCTTTCGGGCCTTGTCGCTGAGCTCCAGGGGTCGCCGGGCCGTGTAGAAGGCGGCGTTCTCCGCGAGCTCGACGATTGTCTTCGCACGCGTTCGCAGCCCCGCCATGCCCTCAGCGAGGCGGGCGAGGCCGGTTTCGTCGGGCGGTCGGCCCTGGGCCGCTTCGAGCCGGTCGGCGACGAGTCCGACCAGCCGCTCGGTTGCCGCCTCGCGGATGTAGTGCGCGTTCAGGCTGTCCAAGCGATCCGGGTCGAACCGCGCCGGCGAGCGCCCAACGCCGTCCAGGTCAAACCAGCCGACGGCCTGCTCGGTCGAAATGATCTCATCGTCGCCATGGGACCAGCCGAGCCTCAGAAGGTAGTTTCTGAGCGACTCAGGCAGGTAGCCCATGTCCCGATAGTCCTCGACGGCGAGCGCGCCGTGGCGTTTCGACAGTTTGGCGCCGTCCGATCCATGGATCAGCGGAATGTGGGCAAAGGCAGGTGGTTCCCAGTCGAGCGCTCGGTATAGTTGCGTTTGCCGAAAGGCGTTGGTCAGGTGGTCGTCGCCGCGGATGACGTGGGTGATCCCCATGTCGTGATCGTCCACGACCACGGAGAGCATGTAGGTCGGCGTGCCGTCCGCCCTCAACAGAACCATGTCGTCGAGCTGGCCGTTGGCGACGGTCACCCGGCCCTGAACTTGGTCATCGATCACCGTCTCGCCGTCGAGCGGCGCCTTCAGCCTGACCACGGGATCCACGCCGGCCGGCGCGTCGGCAGGGTCGCGGTCCCGCCAGCGTCCATCATAGAGTCGGGCGCGTCCCGCCGCGCGGGCCTCTTCGCGCATGGCCTGGAGTTCCT
It contains:
- the gltX gene encoding glutamate--tRNA ligase is translated as MTVVTRFAPSPTGFLHIGGARTALYNWLFARHHGGHFRLRIEDTDRKRSTQEAVDAILGGMTWLGLDWDGDAVYQFAQAERHAACARTLLAQSRAYHCYCSPEELQAMREEARAAGRARLYDGRWRDRDPADAPAGVDPVVRLKAPLDGETVIDDQVQGRVTVANGQLDDMVLLRADGTPTYMLSVVVDDHDMGITHVIRGDDHLTNAFRQTQLYRALDWEPPAFAHIPLIHGSDGAKLSKRHGALAVEDYRDMGYLPESLRNYLLRLGWSHGDDEIISTEQAVGWFDLDGVGRSPARFDPDRLDSLNAHYIREAATERLVGLVADRLEAAQGRPPDETGLARLAEGMAGLRTRAKTIVELAENAAFYTARRPLELSDKARKLLADGGSETLSALHERLAEQATWEEEALELAVRQFAEARAIKLGKIAQPLRAALTGSHASPGLFEVMVVLGREESLNRIADQTAI
- the gltA gene encoding citrate synthase, giving the protein MTTTSGEASAVKNSFTLTDNRNGRSWEIPVMDGTVGPSVLDVRKLYADTDMFTYDPGFTSTGSCESKITYIDGDQGVLLHRGFRIEDLAEHSDFMEVCSLLLYGDLPNAKQKAHFERAITYHTMLHEQLNYLYRGFRRDAHPMAIMVGVVGALSAFYHDSTDINDPRQRMIASHRLIAKMPTIAAWAYKYSLGQPFVYPRNDLSYAENFLYMTFSVPCEEYKISPTLARAMDRILILHADHEQNASTSTVRIAGSSGANPFACIAAGIASLWGPAHGGANEAVLNMLQEVGHKDRIPEFIERAKDRNDPFRLMGFGHRVYKNYDPRATVMRKSCHEVLGELGVGHDPLLELAMELEKIALEDAYFAEKKLFPNVDFYSGIILKAMGFPTSMFTVLFAVARTVGWVAQWKEMIEDPGQKISRPRQLYTGESERPFVPIDQRA